The Stigmatella erecta sequence GGAGGAGGGCGAGGCACTGGAGGTCCCCACTCTCGTTCTCGTCGGCGCGGATGCGCTCGGGGCCCAGGAGGCGGTAGGTGATTTCTTCTCCGGGGCGGCCCACGGTCACTTCGATGCGGCCGGGGAGACCGTCTTCCTCGGAGAGGCGGATGTCCACCAGCGGCAGGCTCTGGGACAGGGGTTGCTCGTCGGCCGTGGAGCTTCCCGCGTCGACGCGCACCCGGCGTGTGCGCGACAGGTGGCTCAACAGGGCTAAGTAATCGGCCCAGTCTTCGCGAGGAATTTCACGAGAGTAGTGCATGGCGTTGGGCCTCCTGTCCTTCCCATACACATTAAGAATCCTGAGGCGCGGAGGAAGTCCCCGCAGCCTGCTTGCCTGGTGTCCATGCGGCCAGAGGAGCGAAGGATGCAGACCGTGCGCTCTACTCCGCCACCACCTGGACCTGCTCGCCCTCCAGCACCAGGCGCACCGTGGAGGCCTGGGACTGGCCAAAGTGCTCGTAGGCGGCCTGTTCGAGCACCGGCGCCAGGGCGGCGAGCAGTCCCCGGGCGCCCGTCTCCCGCTTGAGGGCTCCGGCCACCACCCACTCGCGCACTGTGGGCTCCACCACGAGCTGGAGCCCCTCCAGGGCGAACTCCTGTTCGTACTGCCGCAGCACGTTGGCCTGGAGGATGTCCTTCAGGGTCGCCGCATCCAGCGGCGCGAAGGAGACGATGCGGTTGAAGCGGCCCATCAGCTCCGGGATGAAGCCATAGCGGGCAAACGCCGTGGTCTGTTCGAGCTGGGTGTCCGTCACGCGCTCGGCGATGGCCTCCTGTTCCCGCCGCTTCGGCTCCCGGCCGAAGCCCAGCCGCTCCGCGGAGGTCATGCCCTCCGCCGTGCCCTTCAGCCCGCTGAAGGCGCCACAGGCGATGAAGGTGACGCCCGCCATCTCCAGCGAGAGCGGCCGGGTCCGGCTGGTGAAGCCAAAGTCCGGTGGGAAGTCCACCGCCGAGGCCGACAGCAGGTGCAGCAGGCCCCGCTGCACGCCAAAGCCACTCACGTCCTTGGTAGTCTGCTGGCCCGCGAAGCGGCTGTCGGAGCGCGCCGTGGCGAGCTTGTCGAACTCGTCCATGCAGATGACGCCGCACCCGGCCCAGGCCACATCCCCGTCCGCGGCCTCGTACAGGCGCGAGACGAGCGTGTTGACGTCATCCCCCACGTACCCCGTCTCGGAGAACTGCGTGGCATCCGCCATCACCGTGGGCACGGAGAGGATTTCCCGGAAGAGCAGCTCCACCAGGTACGTCTTGCCGCTGCCGGTAGGTCCCAGGAAGAGACAGTTCTCGCGCGCGGCGGCCTCGGGAACGAGGCCTTCCAGATACATCCGCCGCACCCGCCGCACGTGGCGGTAGGCAAGGACCGAGGCGGCGCGCCGGGCCTCCGCCTGGCCGCGGTAGCCCAACTGCGTCAGTCGGCCGTCGATCTCCTTGGGGGACTGTACCTCCAGGCGCTCCACGCGCTCTCGCACGCTGTCGCCGGGAGAATCGGAAAGGGGCTCGGGTCCTGTGCGGTGGGGCATCCGGGGCGCCTCGGCAAGGCCTGTCTGGAAAGGAGCGGGCCCGCGCATCCTCCAGGACCTAGCGGACACCGGCAAGGGGAGGTTCCCGCTCGCTGGGCTGCTCCAGGGGCTGGGAGCCCAGCCTTGGGGAAAGTCCGTTCGTTTGAGATCGGCTTCGTTTTAGGACCAAAGTGGCTTTGGACGCCCAAGGGAGTATCCTGGGCCGATCCGTTAGGGCTTCACCGCCAAGAACACGGCCAGGGTCCGGAGAGATGCTGTTGTGAAAAGCGCCATGCCGCGGGTCATGAGGTGTTCCTCCTGCGGGAGGCAGATGCAAGAGGGAATGGCGTTCTGTCCATGGGACGGAAAGGCGCTGGAAGGCCTTCCGGTGGTGGCACAACGGGAGGATCCGCTGATCGATACACAGGTCAGCGAGTATGTCATCCAAGAGCGCATCGGTGCTGGCGGAATGGGTATCGTCTACCGGGCCATTCAGCCGCTCATTGGCAAGCAAGTGGCCATCAAGGTTCTGAAGGCCGAGTTCGCGGAGGCACGGGAGCTGGTCCAGCGGCTGCTCGTCGAAGCGCGCGTGGTCAATGCCATCCAGCACCGGGGAATCATCGATATCTTCGGGTTCGGGCAACTGGTGGATGGCCGTCCCTATATGGTGATGGAGTTGCTCCAGGGCATTTCGCTGGAGCGGTTCATCCGGAGCAAGGGCCGGGTCGGGTTCGAGGAGGCCCTGCGGATCCTCGATGAGATGCTGGATGCACTGGGGGCCGCGCATGCCCGGGGCGTCGTGCACCGGGACCTGAAGCCTGGCAATGTCTTCCTGGTGGATGGGGCAGGGGAAGGGCGGTCCATCAAGTTGCTGGATTTTGGAATCGCCAAGGTCGCTGCCTCTCAGATGACAGGGCCGCTGACGGTCGAGGGGCTGATTCTGGGCACCCCGGCGTACATGTCTCCCGAGCAGGTCCGGGGCGGCGAAGTGGGGCCTGCCTCGGATCTCTATGCCGTGGGGGTGATTGCGTTTCAGCTGCTCACGGGAAAGGTGCCCTTCGGAGGGGAGCAGCTGAAAGTGCTGTTCGCGCAGGTCGAAGAGGCGCCGCCTGCCTTGTCCACGTTGGCGCCCGGGGTGCCCCTGGAACTGGAACGGCTTGTGTCGCGGCTACTGGCGAAGGTGCCGTCCCAGCGGTTCCAATCCGCGGAGGCGGTACGGCAAGAATTCAAGGCCGTCCTCTCCAGGAAGGCGTCTTCCTGGCAGGACAGCGGCGATAAGCCGACCGAGCCTCTGGCTCCGCTCACGGGTGCGCGGACAGGCCGAACGTCTGCAGCTGCTGTTCCCGCGCTTCCCCCGAAGCCTCGCCCCCAGCCCTCCTCCAGGAAGTCCGCGAGAGGCCGGTGGCTCATGGGGGCTGGCGCTGTGGCATTGGCCGCATCCGTGGTGGGAGTGAAACTCATGGTGGGGAAGCCTCGGGCCGCGGCCCTGGAGGTAGAGGCCAGGCCTCCGGAAGCACGCGCCCCCGAGCCTTCCTTGCCAGCACCGCCTCTTTCCCAGCAACCTGACGGGCGGGCGGAGAATGCGGTGGCCGCGGAGCATCCAGTTGGCCAGGAAGTGCCCATCGTGGAGATGGCTCCCAAGTTGATGGCTGCGCCGAATCCGGTGGCTTTCCAAGGGCGGCGCCAGGAGCGCCTCACCGCGCCAGGGGAACCTCCTCGGCCTCTGGCAGAGACACTTCCCATGGCTCAGACCGCGGCGGTCTCACGTCCCAAGGTGCCAGCGGCTCTATCTGTGAAGGCCGAGGGCCAAATGGCCAAACCGGTGGCGGTGGCGCCTCCCGCACCTGCGCCCGTTCAACGCAGTGCCGCACCTGCGCCCGTCCAGCCGAGTGCCGCGCAGGTCCGCTGCAGCCGGGACGAGATGCAACAGCGGCTCGCCGAGGCCACCGTGCGTCTGCGGCAGCGGAGCGCCGATGCGTTGACCTCGCCGGCCATGGCCCGGCTGATGGAGATCCACCGGCGCGCCGATGGCGTGAGCACGGATGAGCAGTGCGCGAGCACGATGAAGCTCCTGGAGGAATGGGAGCGAAAGGTCTTCTCGCGGCGCTGACCCCGCGCTGAAAAGCCGTTGCGAGGCAACGGCTGGAGGCTCTCACACCAAGCGAGCTGCCGAGGCGCCCGTCTGCTTGTCTTCAAGCACCCCTGGTCCGGGCGGTACTATGGCGGGACGCCGGTGGGGCCTTCACCCCGAAGCACACCGCCAGCGTCCGGGGGAGATGGCTTTCGTGAAAAGCGTCGAGCCGCCACACTATCAGGATCCGCTGATCGGCACGCAGATCAGCGAGTATGTCATTCAAGAGCGGATCGGCACCGGTGGCATGGGCATCGTCTACCGGGCCGTGCAGCCGCTCATTGGCAAACAGGTGGCCATCAAGGTCATGCGGGCGCAGTTCGCCCAGGCGCACCAGCTCGTCCAGCGGCTGCTCGTCGAGGCGCGCATCGTCAACGCCATCCCGCACCGCGGCATCATCGACATCTTCGGCTTCGGGCAACTCGAGGACGGGCGGCCGTATGTGGTGATGGAGCTGCTCCAGGGGCTCTCGCTCGACCGGCTCCTGCACCGCAAGGGCCGCCTCGGGGTGGACGAGACCGTGAAGATCCTCGACGCGGTGCTGGATGCGCTGGGGGCCGCGCACCGCCGGGGCGTGGTGCACCGCGACCTCAAGCCGGGCAACGTCTTCCTGGTGGAGGGCGCCGCCGGCGCGCGGTCCCTCAAGCTGCTCGACTTTGGCATCGCCAAGGTCGCCGCCTCCCCGGCGTCGAACGCGCTCACGGTGCACGGCCTGCTCCTGGGCACCCCCGAGTACATGTCCCCCGAGCAGGTGCGCGGCGGGGAGGTGGAGCCCACCTCGGACCTCTACGCGGTGGGGGTGATGGCCTTCGAGATGCTCACGGGCAGGGTGCCCTTCGGTGGCGAGCAGGTGCGGGTGCTGTTCGCGCACGTGGAAGATGTGCCGCCGTCCCTCTCCAGCCTCGTGCCCGGGGTTCCGCCGGCGCTCGAACGGATGGTGGCGCGGTTGCTGGCGAAAGCCCCTTCCCAGCGCTACCCCTCCGCCGATGCCGTGCGGCAGGAGCTCAAGGCCTTGCTGTCGCGCAAGGCCCCTGTCCCCAAGGACCAGCCGGCCCCGCGTCCCGTGGCGCCCGCGCCCCCCAGGTCCGCGAAGCGCCTCTGGCCCGTGGCCGCCGGGGCCCTGGTGGTGGCCGTGGCGGGGGTGGGCCTGATGCGCCTGGGCCGCCCGGCGCACGCCGGCAAGGCCATGGTCCTGCGCCCCGAACCGCGGGTCCTGCCCTCGTCCTCTCCCGAGCCGGCGCCGCCCCCGGCCGCGCCGGAAGCCCGGGCGGAGCGGCCCACCGGCGAGGCCCTCGCGCTGGCGCTGCCCGTGTCCCTCGTGGAGGAGGACGGCGCCCGGGAGGACTCGGCCCCGGTGCGCCCGGCCCTGCATCCGGGGCGCTCCGGCGGGCGCAAGGCGCAATCCCCGGGGGCCCGGAGCCGCCCGCGAGGCTTCACGGCCCGCTCCTCGCGCACGTTCCCCGTCCTCCAGGCCCCAGCCGAGAGGGTCTCCTTCAGCCACGAGTTTCTGCATACACGGCTCGCGGAGGCCACCGTGCGGCTCCGGCAGCGGGATGTCCATGCGGTGTCGTCGCCGGCCATGGCCCGGCTGATGGAGCTTCACCGCCGGGCGGATGATGCCGGCTCGGAGGAGACGCGCGTGCGCATCCTCTCGGCCCTGGACGAGTGGGAGCGGACGTTCCTCCCGAAGCGCTGAGGGGGCCGCGGAGGGTTCTGTCCGCCGCTCTCCACTCAGGGGGCGGACAAGTGAACATCTCCCGGGCGGGGCCGCAAGGCGTGCTCCCCATCCCGTCCCGGCACGGCTTAACTACCCGCAGACATGTCAGCCGAGCCAACGCGAGCCGCAGTGCCGAAGATGGGTGCATGGGTAGAGCCGGGACCGAAGGTCCGCTGGCGGGTGTGGGCCCCCGAGCACCAGAAGCTGGAAGTGGTCCTCCACGACGCCGAGGGCAAGGCCGGGCAGGTGCTGCCCATGGCCCCGGAGCCCGGCGGCTACTTCACCGCCGTGCTGGAGAACGCGGGCGCGGGCGTGCGCTACAAGCTGCGCGTGGACGGCGAGGGGCCCTTCCCGGACCCCTGGTCCCGCAGCCAGCCGCAGGGCGTGCATGGCCCGTCCGAGGTCATCGTGCCGGACTTCGCTTGGACGGACGCGGGCTGGAAGGGGCCGGACCCCGAGGCGCTCGTCCTCTATGAGGTGCACGTCGGCACCGCCACGCCGGAGGGCACCTACGAGGCGCTCATCCCCAAGCTGAAGGGCTGGCGCGAGCTGGGCATCACCGCGCTGGAGCTGATGCCGCTGGCGAGCTTCCCCGGCGCGCGCAACTGGGGCTACGACGGG is a genomic window containing:
- a CDS encoding AAA family ATPase, encoding MPHRTGPEPLSDSPGDSVRERVERLEVQSPKEIDGRLTQLGYRGQAEARRAASVLAYRHVRRVRRMYLEGLVPEAAARENCLFLGPTGSGKTYLVELLFREILSVPTVMADATQFSETGYVGDDVNTLVSRLYEAADGDVAWAGCGVICMDEFDKLATARSDSRFAGQQTTKDVSGFGVQRGLLHLLSASAVDFPPDFGFTSRTRPLSLEMAGVTFIACGAFSGLKGTAEGMTSAERLGFGREPKRREQEAIAERVTDTQLEQTTAFARYGFIPELMGRFNRIVSFAPLDAATLKDILQANVLRQYEQEFALEGLQLVVEPTVREWVVAGALKRETGARGLLAALAPVLEQAAYEHFGQSQASTVRLVLEGEQVQVVAE
- a CDS encoding serine/threonine-protein kinase, whose translation is MVAQREDPLIDTQVSEYVIQERIGAGGMGIVYRAIQPLIGKQVAIKVLKAEFAEARELVQRLLVEARVVNAIQHRGIIDIFGFGQLVDGRPYMVMELLQGISLERFIRSKGRVGFEEALRILDEMLDALGAAHARGVVHRDLKPGNVFLVDGAGEGRSIKLLDFGIAKVAASQMTGPLTVEGLILGTPAYMSPEQVRGGEVGPASDLYAVGVIAFQLLTGKVPFGGEQLKVLFAQVEEAPPALSTLAPGVPLELERLVSRLLAKVPSQRFQSAEAVRQEFKAVLSRKASSWQDSGDKPTEPLAPLTGARTGRTSAAAVPALPPKPRPQPSSRKSARGRWLMGAGAVALAASVVGVKLMVGKPRAAALEVEARPPEARAPEPSLPAPPLSQQPDGRAENAVAAEHPVGQEVPIVEMAPKLMAAPNPVAFQGRRQERLTAPGEPPRPLAETLPMAQTAAVSRPKVPAALSVKAEGQMAKPVAVAPPAPAPVQRSAAPAPVQPSAAQVRCSRDEMQQRLAEATVRLRQRSADALTSPAMARLMEIHRRADGVSTDEQCASTMKLLEEWERKVFSRR
- a CDS encoding serine/threonine-protein kinase is translated as MKSVEPPHYQDPLIGTQISEYVIQERIGTGGMGIVYRAVQPLIGKQVAIKVMRAQFAQAHQLVQRLLVEARIVNAIPHRGIIDIFGFGQLEDGRPYVVMELLQGLSLDRLLHRKGRLGVDETVKILDAVLDALGAAHRRGVVHRDLKPGNVFLVEGAAGARSLKLLDFGIAKVAASPASNALTVHGLLLGTPEYMSPEQVRGGEVEPTSDLYAVGVMAFEMLTGRVPFGGEQVRVLFAHVEDVPPSLSSLVPGVPPALERMVARLLAKAPSQRYPSADAVRQELKALLSRKAPVPKDQPAPRPVAPAPPRSAKRLWPVAAGALVVAVAGVGLMRLGRPAHAGKAMVLRPEPRVLPSSSPEPAPPPAAPEARAERPTGEALALALPVSLVEEDGAREDSAPVRPALHPGRSGGRKAQSPGARSRPRGFTARSSRTFPVLQAPAERVSFSHEFLHTRLAEATVRLRQRDVHAVSSPAMARLMELHRRADDAGSEETRVRILSALDEWERTFLPKR
- a CDS encoding DUF5335 family protein is translated as MHYSREIPREDWADYLALLSHLSRTRRVRVDAGSSTADEQPLSQSLPLVDIRLSEEDGLPGRIEVTVGRPGEEITYRLLGPERIRADENESGDLQCLALLQEEGQLRMLVFFEPSEVFLEYVSPPLASM